The sequence GCCGGCAACGACACCCCTTCCTCCAACTGAGCGGGCATACTGATTCATTCGGTCAATATGAAAAGAACCCTGGTTACCAGTCGCTCCACATACAATAACACCTGTGGACTTGTCAGCATAAATCATGATGCAGCCTCCACCGCAATATGCACCGCTTCTTCCATCGTATCAAGCATTCGGTACCCTTTCGAGGAAAGAAGGGCTTTTCCTTCTACTTCATTTGTCCCAGCAAGACGTACAATAATCTGCTGACTGACTCCTGCTTCAATAATACCAGCAGCCACCTCATCACATCTGGTTATTCCACCAAGGAGGTTTACAATGATAACGGTAACATCTGGCATTGAGCCGAGCAGTCGCACTGCATGGGCAACCCTGACCCGATCGGCTCCTCCCCCGACGTCCAGGAAATTAGCTGGCTTACCACCCATCCGGTTGATAAGATCAACGGTTGCCATTGTAAGCCCTGCACCATTACCAATTACCCCTATATTGCCATTCAGTTCAACAAATGAGAATCCATGGGCTGCAGCCAGACGTTCACGTTCAGAAAGATCGCGATTTTCTGAAATTCCATGACGGGCTAGGGCATTATCATCAAGGATTAATTTTGCATCAGCTGCATAGAGTCCTTCAGGAGTCATTACCAGAGGATTTATTTCCGCAAGAAGAGCGTCCTGCGCCATGAAAACAGAATATAATTTCTGGATAACCGGTCCTATCTCTTTTGGTGCACCACTCAGAAGATACCGGAGTGAATAACCAGGAACTGAAGAAAGAAGAGGAAAAACAGTTACTTTTCTGATAGCATCGGGGTTTTTTTGTGCTACCTCTTCGATATCTACACCACCTTCTGTTGTAAACAGAATCACTGGAGCTTTTTGGGAGCGGTCGATTGTAATAGAAAGATAATATTCATGTTGAATCTGAAGTTTTTCCTCAATGAGAATCTCCTCAACCGGAACTCCCTTTATGGTAGCACCAAAAAGCTGATCTGCTACTTCCTGGATCTTCGCATACTCAGCCATAAGGATGCCTCCGGCTTTTCCCCGGCCAGCAACCTCGACCTGGGCTTTCACCACTGCTTCCTTTATATCAGGAGTGACAATGAACTCTTCTCCTTTTTTTACATGTAACCCACAGGGAATCCTGATCCCTGCTTTGTTTAACAGATCCTTTGCCTCGTACTCTTTCAGTTTCATTATGAACCGTCCTCCGATCCTAACTCCTGACCTCGTTTCATCGCTTTCAAATTCAATTCTTCAGTTCCTTTTGGAACACTGTCCAATATTGCTTTTTCAAGAGCCGATCCGGTAACGACAGTAGTTGCAGTAGTTAATGCCCCGAGCATTATGATATTTGCAACAATTTCACGACCTAATTCTTTTTTTGCTGTAACTGTTGCCGGGATGCCAACCCAGGTACAGCTCGGGCGATCATGTACAAGCCCAGAATCGAGGAGCATGATTGCATCTTCTCTGGAATTTTTTCCGTATTTTTCAAATCCCTGCTGACTCATGATAACATAGGTGTCAGGATCCCGTACCTTTGGAAATAAAATCGGCTCATCATCAATGATGACCGCACTCATAGAAGCACCACCTCTCGCCTCCGGACCATACACCTGAGTCTGTACAACATGCTTTTGATCATAGAGTGCTGCTGCACGACCAAGAATGACCGCAGACAGAATGATACCCTGACCACCAAAACCTGAAAACCGAACCTCATGCCTCATCAGGCACCCCCATAAAAGGACGATGCCTTCTGACAAACTCTCCGACAAGGAACGAATCATCGGGTAATTCATCACCAGGCTGTCCTGTCCGCTCCCACTTTTCCTTTAATATTGCGTGGGATTTCAGGTAGTTCATATAATCAACCGGCTCACGATATTTATTCCGCCGACCATACGAGGTCGGGCACTGACACCTGACCTCAATAAGAGAGAAACCAGGTGTTTGAAGACCGGTAAGTACGGCATCAGTCAGTTGTTTAACATGAAATGATGTCCACCGTGCAACATAATTTGCTCCTGCTGCTATTGCCAGTTCTACAAGATCAAACGGTGATTCAGTTGCACCATAAGGTGTCGTTGTCGAAGTTTTCCCGAGAGGGGTTGTAGGACTACCCTGACCTCCAGTCATGCCATAAATGTGGTTGTTCATACAAACCACAGTGATATCGATATTTCTTCGGCATGCATGGATGAAGTGGTTTCCACCAATTGCCGCAAGGTCGCCATCCCCGGTAAACACAACGACATGCAGGGATGGGTTTGCCATTTTTACTCCGGTTGCAAACGCTAATGCACGTCCATGAGTTGTATGAAGTGAATCAGTCATTATGTAACCAGGTGCTCGAGATGAACACCCAATCCCTGAAAGAAACACCGTTTTCGTCTGATCCCATCCGGTCTTTGACACGGCTTCCAGGACACAGTTCATGATCGTCCCATTCCCACATCCTGCACAATAAATATGGGGAAGGCGATCTTCTCTGAACCAGTCGTCTCTCATGATGATCCTCCAGCAATCCTTACAGCATCGATGAGTTCTTCAGGGGTATGCAGTTCCCCACCAATCTTACCAAGCGGGATCACTGGAACATGAACATGCCTGCCAATTTCCCGGGATATCATTCCAAGGTTCATCTCAGGAACGATAAATGCCTTCACATGAGGGAAGCGGCTGAGTAAATCTTCGGGAAACGGCCAGACTATCCGAAGTTGCAGATACCCCGTATTTGGTACCTTCTTTCTTTCAACTACTTCGCGAACCGTTCTGACAGGTGCACCATAACAGACAAAAATATATTCTGCATCTTCATTGACGATGGTGTAGTCTGCTATCTCATGTCGTGCATCTTCTATCTTTGAAACAAGTCTCCGAACCAATGAATCATGTCTGACAGAGTTTGTTGTATCAGGATACCCTCGTTCATCATGAGTAAGGCCAGTGACGGGGATATGCCGTCCGGTACCAAATGCTGCAAATCCTGGAATTCCGTCTGTTCCTGGTGAAAATGGGAGTGAATTTTCAGGCATCGGTTTCGGGCGGATGATTTCCACCGAATCCGGGATCTCAATCTTCTCCCGCATATGTCCAATCACCTCATCACCCATCAGGAAAACCGGCGTTCTGAATCGGTCAGCCAGGTTAAAGGCCTTTGCAGTGAGATCAAAACATTCCTGAACACAGGATGGACAGAGGGCTATGGTGCTATAATCTCCGTGAGAACCAAATCTCACCTGCATCATATCACCTTGTGCTCCCATGGTCGGTTGTCCGGTTGAAGGCCCTCCCCGCTGAATATTGACAAGGACGCAGGGAGTTTCAGTCATAACTGCATACCCGATATTCTCCATCATGAGTGAGAAACCCGGACCTGAAGTTGCAGTCATGGAACGTGCACCAGTCCATGCAGCCCCAATAATCGCCGCCATGGAAGCAATTTCATCTTCCATCTGAATATAGCAGGAACCCTTCATTTTTGGCATACGCGATGCCATATGCTCAGCAACTTCAGTTGAGGGAGTAATGGGATATCCGGCAAAAAAATTACATCCTGCTGCGAGGGCTCCTTCTGCACATGCAATATTCCCTTGCATAAACGCTATCCGGCTAATACTCAATCACCACTTTCATTGGTTCATAGGGTTTTTCAGGCACCCACCGTATTGCCTGGTCTGGACAAATCAGCGCACACACGCCACATAATCTTCGTCCATATAACTCCTGGAGTCGGCAATTTGGGCATCGTTCCGGCCGATCCAGTTCAGGAACGTATATCCCCCTCCGGTTTGGACGACTCCCCGGCCTGTAAATTTTATACGGACAGACCATGGTACACAGGTTGCATCCTTTGCACCGGGATTCGTCAATCTCGAGTTTCATATTCCGGTCGTACTGGTTGGATACATACCCTGAAATACTTCATGTGCATGCCCCTCAACCACCGCAAAGAGATCTCCACCATGAGCATCCATTGCAACCGTAAGCGGAAGCTTATCCAGCTCAATAATCCATACTGCTTCTGCCATACCAAGTTCAGAATAATGAACACCAGTCAGATTCATTCGGGCAGCAGCAAGATTTGCACACCCTCCGGTAAAAGCGAAATATACTGCTCTTCCCCTGAGCTGATCTCTGACATGAGCAGACATCCCACCTTTTCCTATGATACCTCTGATACCTGCATCAATCATAAAACCGGTCAGGGGATTCATTCTTGCCGAAGTGGTCGGTCCTGCAACGACAATGCGGTTGTCCTGGATTACCGGGCCGCAATGATATAATACAGCTCCATGGGGATCAAAAGGAAAACCATGCTCCATGATATGGAGGTGAGCTTCATCACGTGCAGTATACACAATTCCGGAAAGGGTAACCATTTCTCCGGCTTTCAGATCTAAAATCTCTTCACCGAGAGGCGTTGTCAGATGTTTCATAGAGAAACCTCCACCGTTGCACGCCGTGCTGCCCAGCATTGAATATTTACCGCTACCGGAAGTGATGCGGTATGACAACCAGCGAACTTAACTTTGACAACAAGGCAGGTTGTATCACCACCGAGTCCCATCGGTCCAATCCCGAGCCGGTTTACCTGGTCACAAATATCCTGTTCGTACTCAGTCATAGAATCAACCGGTTCTAATAATGCTTCTTTTGCAAGGGAAGCAGCTTTATCAAATGTTCCTCCGACACCAACTCCCAGAAAAACCGGAGGACAGGGTCGGCCACCGGCTTTCAGCATGGTCTCAACAATGAATCGTGGAATCGAACCTTTTTCTGACGGATTCATCATGTGGATGCGGGACACATTCTCTGAACCAGCTCCTTTTGGTAATGCCGTGATGGTAAACCGGTCACCAGTACATACATGAACTGGTGGCATCTCAAGGCCGGTGTTTGTCCGGGTATTTTCCCTGGTTAATGGATGAACGAGGTTCGGCCGTAAAGGAACATCATTTGTTGCCTTTTTTATCCCTTCATGCACGGCTTGTTCCATCTCAGGTGACCAGGAAAAACCAGGAGGTATGGTGACATACATCACAGGTATTCCGGTATCCTGACAGAGTGGAGCTGATCGTTCTTCTGCCAGCCGGATGTTTTCTAAAATATTTTCAAGTTCCTTTCTGGCAACCAGAACAGATTCATTACGATGAGCGTGTTCCAGCCGGGTCTTCACATCAGGAGGAAGATTTATCTCAGCGTCCCTGACTGCCTTCCAGGTAGCATCAGATAGAGATTTCAGGAATGCAGGATCACCGGAAACAGACATGAGATACATATCTGTATGAAAGCGGTAAAGACCTGATGGAATTGATCACAAAAAAGAATAGAAAGGAGAATTCAGGCTTCCGGTTTCATCTTGATTTCGAGATGAGTCGGAGACGGGAGTTTGTGTCCACCATGACGAAGTGCATCCTTAATCTTCTCAACACCTGCAGGGTTTGAGAAGACTGAAAAGATCTTCTGGTTTTGCTGGACACGGGCTGCAGTACCTACTGCCTTTCCAAATGCAAGGCGCATCCCCTGTGACACACGGTCAGCACCAGCACCAGTTGCCTGTTTGTTTTCACGCAGGACATGATGTGGATAGGTCCGCAGTTTCAGGTGGTAGTTCATACGTCCCAGTTCCTTGTTCAACTTTCTGTTAATGCTCATACGGGCTGCTTCAAGAGCAGAATGACGAATCTGACAACTCTCATCCACAACCAGGGAAACTTCCATTGGAAATTCGCTTGTCAGGTTCCCCATATCAAAGTGAACGACTTTAACCCCGGGGATACCTCCCATATATTCCTTGCGAGTATAGGCCTTCTTCGCAAGGTTTCTGTACATGCTGTTTGGTTTTCTGACCATGAACCCGAACTCCTGTATTGATATGTGCTTTTATAAATTGCCGGATTTGCACTTAACCTTTTCTTCCTCTCGTTCCTCTTCTTCGATCATATCAAGAAGATGTC comes from Methanospirillum hungatei and encodes:
- a CDS encoding thiamine pyrophosphate-dependent enzyme; this encodes MRDDWFREDRLPHIYCAGCGNGTIMNCVLEAVSKTGWDQTKTVFLSGIGCSSRAPGYIMTDSLHTTHGRALAFATGVKMANPSLHVVVFTGDGDLAAIGGNHFIHACRRNIDITVVCMNNHIYGMTGGQGSPTTPLGKTSTTTPYGATESPFDLVELAIAAGANYVARWTSFHVKQLTDAVLTGLQTPGFSLIEVRCQCPTSYGRRNKYREPVDYMNYLKSHAILKEKWERTGQPGDELPDDSFLVGEFVRRHRPFMGVPDEA
- a CDS encoding 2-oxoacid:acceptor oxidoreductase subunit alpha; amino-acid sequence: MQGNIACAEGALAAGCNFFAGYPITPSTEVAEHMASRMPKMKGSCYIQMEDEIASMAAIIGAAWTGARSMTATSGPGFSLMMENIGYAVMTETPCVLVNIQRGGPSTGQPTMGAQGDMMQVRFGSHGDYSTIALCPSCVQECFDLTAKAFNLADRFRTPVFLMGDEVIGHMREKIEIPDSVEIIRPKPMPENSLPFSPGTDGIPGFAAFGTGRHIPVTGLTHDERGYPDTTNSVRHDSLVRRLVSKIEDARHEIADYTIVNEDAEYIFVCYGAPVRTVREVVERKKVPNTGYLQLRIVWPFPEDLLSRFPHVKAFIVPEMNLGMISREIGRHVHVPVIPLGKIGGELHTPEELIDAVRIAGGSS
- a CDS encoding 4Fe-4S dicluster domain-containing protein produces the protein MKLEIDESRCKGCNLCTMVCPYKIYRPGSRPNRRGIYVPELDRPERCPNCRLQELYGRRLCGVCALICPDQAIRWVPEKPYEPMKVVIEY
- a CDS encoding 2-oxoacid:acceptor oxidoreductase family protein, giving the protein MRHEVRFSGFGGQGIILSAVILGRAAALYDQKHVVQTQVYGPEARGGASMSAVIIDDEPILFPKVRDPDTYVIMSQQGFEKYGKNSREDAIMLLDSGLVHDRPSCTWVGIPATVTAKKELGREIVANIIMLGALTTATTVVTGSALEKAILDSVPKGTEELNLKAMKRGQELGSEDGS
- a CDS encoding 50S ribosomal protein L16, with the translated sequence MVRKPNSMYRNLAKKAYTRKEYMGGIPGVKVVHFDMGNLTSEFPMEVSLVVDESCQIRHSALEAARMSINRKLNKELGRMNYHLKLRTYPHHVLRENKQATGAGADRVSQGMRLAFGKAVGTAARVQQNQKIFSVFSNPAGVEKIKDALRHGGHKLPSPTHLEIKMKPEA
- a CDS encoding fumarate hydratase, whose translation is MSVSGDPAFLKSLSDATWKAVRDAEINLPPDVKTRLEHAHRNESVLVARKELENILENIRLAEERSAPLCQDTGIPVMYVTIPPGFSWSPEMEQAVHEGIKKATNDVPLRPNLVHPLTRENTRTNTGLEMPPVHVCTGDRFTITALPKGAGSENVSRIHMMNPSEKGSIPRFIVETMLKAGGRPCPPVFLGVGVGGTFDKAASLAKEALLEPVDSMTEYEQDICDQVNRLGIGPMGLGGDTTCLVVKVKFAGCHTASLPVAVNIQCWAARRATVEVSL
- a CDS encoding FumA C-terminus/TtdB family hydratase beta subunit; its protein translation is MKHLTTPLGEEILDLKAGEMVTLSGIVYTARDEAHLHIMEHGFPFDPHGAVLYHCGPVIQDNRIVVAGPTTSARMNPLTGFMIDAGIRGIIGKGGMSAHVRDQLRGRAVYFAFTGGCANLAAARMNLTGVHYSELGMAEAVWIIELDKLPLTVAMDAHGGDLFAVVEGHAHEVFQGMYPTSTTGI
- a CDS encoding succinate--CoA ligase subunit beta, with amino-acid sequence MKLKEYEAKDLLNKAGIRIPCGLHVKKGEEFIVTPDIKEAVVKAQVEVAGRGKAGGILMAEYAKIQEVADQLFGATIKGVPVEEILIEEKLQIQHEYYLSITIDRSQKAPVILFTTEGGVDIEEVAQKNPDAIRKVTVFPLLSSVPGYSLRYLLSGAPKEIGPVIQKLYSVFMAQDALLAEINPLVMTPEGLYAADAKLILDDNALARHGISENRDLSERERLAAAHGFSFVELNGNIGVIGNGAGLTMATVDLINRMGGKPANFLDVGGGADRVRVAHAVRLLGSMPDVTVIIVNLLGGITRCDEVAAGIIEAGVSQQIIVRLAGTNEVEGKALLSSKGYRMLDTMEEAVHIAVEAAS